A single Vulcanisaeta distributa DSM 14429 DNA region contains:
- a CDS encoding glutamate--tRNA ligase produces MSVDKDRVKDIALKHALINAVKFNGKASMNAVISKVFAEDPSLRPMAKEVAQIVKEVIDYVNSLSIDEQRNLLMSKWPEALGERKVETYKKGIEDLPPLPNDSKYEVITLRFAPNPDFVLHLGSARPAIINYAYKLKYEGLGKKAKFILRFEDTDPRTKRPLPEAYDAIKEDLRWLGIRWDEEYIQSDRLGIYYEIARKILEKGGAYVAAKDSGCTPDDWKKSKVTGKPCKNRDADPSVNLELFDRMLEGHYKEGEAVMVIKTDLQHPDPSVRDWVAMRIIDTTKYPHPRVGSKYIVWPTYNFSVSVDDHLMGITHILRAQEHSVNTIKQSFIYVHMGWEQPEAIHFGRLKIVGMTLSKTKLKALGIKWDDIRLPTLAGLRNRGIQPEAIWNIMLQVGVKPTDATISSANLFAENRKIIEPKANRYMAVIDPIKVIIEGVTEELTAKLPMHPSYPERGFRTLTLKPINNEITVFISKSDYDKAGPGSVIRLMELANIEVMSKGSDSLTARIHSRDLESARRVNAPIIQWVPPNGLPMRVVRPEDLKLVEDVGLAEPGVEQVSNGEIIQFMRYGFVKKVERDRFIYVHD; encoded by the coding sequence GTGTCCGTGGACAAGGATAGGGTTAAGGACATTGCCCTAAAGCATGCATTAATCAATGCCGTAAAGTTCAATGGAAAGGCAAGTATGAATGCAGTAATTTCTAAGGTATTTGCTGAGGACCCATCACTTAGGCCCATGGCCAAGGAAGTCGCCCAAATCGTTAAGGAAGTCATCGATTACGTGAACTCCCTAAGCATTGATGAACAAAGAAATCTACTAATGAGTAAATGGCCTGAGGCCCTTGGGGAGAGGAAGGTTGAGACCTATAAGAAGGGAATTGAGGATTTGCCACCACTACCCAATGATAGTAAGTATGAAGTGATAACCCTAAGGTTCGCTCCAAACCCTGACTTCGTACTTCACCTGGGCAGTGCTAGGCCGGCTATCATAAATTATGCATATAAACTAAAATATGAGGGCTTGGGTAAGAAGGCTAAGTTCATACTTAGGTTTGAGGATACCGACCCAAGGACCAAGAGGCCGCTTCCTGAGGCCTATGACGCAATTAAGGAGGACCTGAGGTGGCTTGGTATTAGGTGGGATGAGGAGTATATACAGTCAGATAGATTGGGGATTTACTATGAAATTGCTAGGAAGATTCTTGAGAAGGGTGGTGCCTACGTTGCTGCTAAGGATAGTGGGTGCACACCTGATGATTGGAAAAAGTCTAAGGTAACCGGTAAGCCCTGTAAGAATAGGGATGCTGACCCAAGCGTTAACCTTGAGCTTTTCGATAGAATGCTTGAGGGTCATTATAAGGAGGGTGAGGCGGTCATGGTGATAAAGACTGATCTTCAGCACCCAGACCCAAGCGTTAGGGATTGGGTTGCCATGAGGATCATAGACACGACTAAGTACCCACACCCAAGGGTTGGTTCTAAATACATTGTTTGGCCAACGTATAACTTCTCCGTGTCTGTCGATGACCACCTAATGGGTATAACACATATACTTAGGGCTCAGGAGCACTCGGTAAATACCATTAAGCAATCCTTCATTTATGTGCATATGGGTTGGGAGCAGCCCGAGGCTATTCATTTTGGTAGGCTTAAGATTGTGGGCATGACATTAAGTAAGACTAAGTTAAAGGCGCTTGGTATTAAGTGGGACGACATTAGGTTACCAACACTCGCAGGCCTTAGGAATAGGGGTATTCAGCCAGAGGCCATTTGGAATATAATGCTGCAAGTCGGTGTTAAGCCCACGGATGCCACGATATCCTCAGCAAACCTATTTGCTGAGAATAGGAAGATAATCGAACCAAAGGCTAATAGGTACATGGCCGTGATAGACCCCATCAAGGTAATAATTGAGGGGGTTACGGAGGAGTTAACGGCTAAACTACCAATGCACCCATCATACCCAGAGCGTGGATTTAGGACATTAACTCTAAAACCTATCAATAATGAGATAACGGTATTCATAAGTAAATCAGATTATGATAAGGCGGGCCCCGGCTCAGTAATTCGACTGATGGAACTCGCGAACATAGAGGTGATGAGTAAGGGCAGTGATTCATTAACCGCCAGGATACATAGCAGGGACCTTGAGAGCGCCAGGAGGGTTAATGCTCCAATAATCCAATGGGTACCACCCAATGGGTTGCCGATGAGAGTTGTAAGGCCTGAGGACTTAAAGCTCGTTGAGGATGTGGGGCTTGCGGAGCCGGGGGTGGAGCAGGTAAGTAATGGTGAGATAATACAATTTATGAGGTATGGTTTTGTAAAGAAGGTGGAACGTGATAGGTTCATTTACGTCCATGACTGA
- the hutI gene encoding imidazolonepropionase: MGKVSLLIGPIRQLVTAKSMPWRYGDPVLVIEDAGIAIEGDKIVDVGSWNSISRKYEGKCRVSAEESLVTAGLVDPHTHLLFAGSREDELELKLEGVPYEEILRRGGGIYRTVNATVSATDDELKKILLSRLFEVTRYGTTTIEVKSGYGIDPSQEIRLLRIINESLTSAPIDVVSTYLIHVPPRNMDRREYINAVIGSLDEAKKLARFIDVFCDEGAFTVQETRDILREASKRGFGLRLHADEIAYIGCSDLVKEFNVVSLDHLLNLPEQNARSIAERGSVATLLPITILSLMSSKRPPVKALRNAGVPMALGTDFSPNSWSLNMQYAMELATYLLGMTPLEVLMAATVNAAYSLSLRDRGVLQPGYLADIVIWDIPNYRWLSYELGRNKVLTVIKRGAVLESTLMGTVISKECA, translated from the coding sequence ATGGGTAAGGTCTCCTTACTCATTGGTCCAATTAGGCAACTGGTTACTGCTAAATCAATGCCCTGGAGGTACGGAGACCCAGTATTAGTTATTGAGGATGCGGGTATTGCCATTGAGGGCGATAAGATAGTAGATGTTGGCTCGTGGAACTCCATCAGCAGGAAGTATGAGGGTAAGTGTAGGGTCTCTGCTGAGGAATCCCTGGTAACGGCTGGTCTTGTGGATCCCCATACGCACCTGCTCTTTGCTGGTTCTAGGGAGGATGAGCTTGAGCTTAAGCTGGAGGGTGTCCCGTACGAGGAAATACTCAGGAGAGGTGGTGGTATCTACAGGACTGTTAATGCCACGGTTAGTGCAACGGATGATGAACTTAAGAAAATCCTACTTAGTAGGTTATTTGAGGTTACGAGGTACGGCACAACCACGATAGAGGTTAAGAGTGGTTATGGAATTGATCCAAGCCAGGAAATTAGACTTCTCAGGATAATTAATGAATCGTTAACAAGCGCGCCCATAGATGTTGTATCAACGTATTTAATTCATGTACCGCCGAGAAACATGGATAGGAGGGAGTACATCAATGCAGTAATAGGTTCTCTTGATGAGGCAAAGAAACTGGCGAGGTTCATAGACGTGTTCTGCGATGAGGGAGCTTTTACGGTTCAGGAAACCAGGGACATCCTTAGGGAAGCATCGAAGAGGGGTTTCGGTTTAAGACTTCACGCCGATGAAATAGCCTATATTGGGTGCAGTGACTTAGTTAAGGAATTTAACGTTGTATCACTCGATCATCTACTGAACTTACCTGAGCAGAACGCTAGGTCAATTGCCGAGAGAGGTTCAGTAGCGACTCTATTGCCCATAACAATACTTTCACTAATGAGTAGTAAGAGACCGCCGGTCAAGGCATTAAGGAATGCAGGTGTACCCATGGCACTTGGTACTGACTTTAGTCCGAACTCCTGGTCCTTAAATATGCAGTACGCGATGGAGTTAGCCACATACCTACTCGGTATGACTCCTCTTGAGGTCTTAATGGCGGCTACGGTGAATGCCGCATATAGCCTAAGCCTTAGGGATAGGGGTGTTTTACAGCCTGGTTACTTGGCGGATATAGTCATTTGGGATATACCTAATTATAGATGGTTAAGTTATGAGTTGGGTAGGAATAAGGTATTAACCGTTATAAAGAGGGGTGCGGTACTTGAGTCAACGCTGATGGGTACCGTGATTAGTAAAGAATGTGCTTGA